The sequence CCCTTGGGATGAGCCTGGCATGTACGGCtggaggggaggctggggggagaagCCAGGCATTATACCCCCGTCCCCCCTTTTTCTGCCCCGCAGAGCAATGACCTCCTGTGGGACGACTACGAGGCGAAGCTGGCCGACCAGGCCCTGCGGCTGATGGAGAACTACCTGGCTCAGTTTGGGGACTTTAAGGTACCCCCCGTATGCGGTGctggggagggcggggggccggatcctggCTCACCTTGCCCCCCGCGCAGGAGCGCATTGCCAAGCGAGGCCGTAAGCTGGTGGACTACGACAGCGCCCGGCATCATCTGGAAGCTCTGCAAAGCGCCAAGAAGAAGGACGAGGCAAAAATCGCCAAGGTCGAGCCTCCTGCGGCACCCCCGCCTGGCGCAGCCCCCCATGCCCTGGCTGTGCCGGCAAAGCCACagccccccttccctccccacaggCCGAGGAGGAGTTTAATAAAGCCCAAGCGGTGTTTGAAGACCTGAATAGGGACCTTCGGGAGGAGCTGCCCGTTCTGTATGGCAGGTACCGGGGGTGGCATGGGGCCTGGGGACATcgcaggggctgggggacatCATGAGGGCCGGGGGATGTCACAGGTCTGGGGGACATCAAAGGAGCTGGAGGACATCAAAGGGGCTGGGGGACattgtggggctgggggacatTGCAGCGGCTGGACCACACCACAGGGGCTTGGGAACATCACAGTGCTGGGGAACAttgtggggctgggggatgtcacaggggctgggggacgTTGTGGGGCTGGGGATGTCAGAGGGGCTGAGGGACATCACGGGGGCCAGGGGACGTTGCAGATCTGGGGGACATTGCAGGGCTTAGGACATGGTGTGGCTGGGGGACATCAAAGGGGTTGGGGGACACTACAGAGGCTGGGGGTGTcgcaggggctgggggacatCACGGGGGCTGGGGCAGGTACGTACCCCTGGGAATGATCCTGCCCGGTTGCCGATGGCACCTTCAGCCCCTGTTTGCCAGAGGGGTGGCAAAGGCAgccctcccccaccccgcccaCGACCCCTCCTGGGTCCCCTCGAACAAGTGCCGTCTGAACACGAGGTCCCCAAAAACGGGTCACTGAgccctgggctgtgggcagggtgcGGGTGCCGGCGGGTGGGTGCAGTTTCCCCCAACATGGTGGCGAAAAAGTGGGGTTTTCTGCCAAAAGGTGGCAGCAGTGGCGGGGTGACAGCCCCGAGGGACATCAGCCACGGGTGGCTGTGACAGCCGGGAGGTGGCAGCAccatggctgcagcagggcgGCCCCAGGGACAAATGTCCCAGCCCGCTGTGTCCTCACCCCGAGGGTTTATTCACTGTTCCCATCCCCATGGGGACCCTGGAGGGTGGGTGCTCGCTGGCTGGGTGCTCAGCACCCCAAACCCCTGCGGGAGATGGGTCGGCACCCCCCGACACCCCCCCACCTCCCGCCGTGTTTTCCCTCCCGCAGCCGCATCGCCTGCTACGTGACCATCTTCCAGAACATCTCCAACCTCCGCGACGTCTTCTACAAGGAGATGAGCAAGGTGGGGGGCAAGgcagcaccccaaaacccctctccccttgccccccccagCAGTCTCGCAGCCATCCCCAGGTGCTCCAGCTACACCGACACCGGACACCCGCCTCGAGTCCTTGCCgctcttcttttaatttcataatttaGAGCAGCTCAAGGGTGCTCGTGGCGCTGCCGGGTGATGGGTGGCACCGGGGGGACCCCTCTGACGcatttctctccccctccccgctctccTCGCAGCTCAACCACGACCTTTACGAGGTGATGAGCAAACTGGACAAGCAGCACTCCAGCAAAGTCTTCATCATTAAAGGTGTccccaggtgaaggagcaggcgAGGtccggcggggtggggggcttcAAGTGGTCAAATCCCTCCcccacacccaaaaaaaccccagagggATGATGCAGCCCCTGTCCCATAGTCCTGTCCCATAGTGGGATGGGTGAGCGTCACCCGACGCTGGGTTGAGGGCGCTTTGGTGATGCTGGGTTAATTAATTTGGGTTGTTTGCCTATCGTGCTGGATGGGGAAGCATCACCAGCACGCTGGGGCGGTGACACCGCGGTGCCGTGCGTCCCCAAGGGTGATGCTTGTGCGACGTGCCGGAGACGGTCTTAACCCGCTCTGTCCTCCCCACACACAGCAACCGGCGCTCACTGGTCATCTCCTCGCCGGTGAGCCCCCCGGCCATGTTCCCCTGCCCGGGGAAGGCGCCGGACTGGCAGCCCGTGGTGGAAGCGGAGGCGACGGCGGAGTCCCCCGGGGCGGGCAGCGGTGCCACCGACGCCGTCTCCAACGGGGAGCTGGGTGCTGCCGTCCCGGGTCCGCCACCGGCTTCACCCGCCAGCGGTGGGTCCCTGTCGGAGACGGCGTCGGTCTCCAGCGAGGAGGCCCCcgagcccagccccagccccgaagCTCCATCCGATGCACAGAGAACATCGGTGGCAGCTGTGGAGCCGGGCGCCGACTCCCCTGGCCTCGCCGAAAGCCAGAGTCCGGAGCCAGCGGGAGCTGCCAGCGGGGTGCAAGTGGGGGCCGAGGGCATCGCCACCTCCCTGGCATCGCTGATTTTATCCGAGGCGATTGCCCAAGCCGCTGGCACCACGCCACAGGAGCCAGAAAAAGCCACGGCCGGGCTGGAGGTGAGCAAAGCCACGGGGGACCCCCGTCAGCCGGACGGCATGGCCACCAGCAGCGAGGGTCGGGCACATCCCGGGCAGCCGccgtccccagccccagccgtCCCCTGCGACGCCCCGGCTCCCGCAGCGGAGGCACCGGCGTGTCCGTCCCCGGGCGATGGGCAGGAGCCGTGCCGGCTCGGCAGTGCCGCGGGCGAGCACAGCGACTCCGAGGAGAGTGTGGAGATGACGGCCGTCGAGCCAAAGGTGGCCAAAACTCAGGTGAGAAAGTTCTGGCGCCGTGGCGGGGGGATGCCCAGCTTGTTCAGGCACCCAagctgtgctgggggacagcCAGTGGGGGTGAGGGGTcatggggctggggaggtcCATGGGGCAAATCCAGCCCAGTGCAAATGTTGCTCCTCTGCTGGCAGATGGGGCTGGATCTGGCCCTCGACACGGCGTCAAGTGGCTGCACCAGGGACAGCGGTTCCCCCTCTGGCTCCCCAACCGAGGTGGGTGCAGCGGCGCTGGTGGGGGAGGCGCCAGCCTGACCCCCCCCAAGCCAGACTCAGTCCTTCTTGGGTCTGGTTTAACTGAGGTCTCCATCCTACCCGGCTCGGTGTCACCTCTGTGTCTCCCCCAGGAGCAAGGCTGTCCCCGGACACCGGAGCAGGACACGAGCCAAGACCCCCCACCTGCAGCAAACACCCCCCAGGACCCCACCGAGACCCTCACCTCCCTGTGAGCCCAACGCCCGGCGCGGGAAACGGGCATCTTACGGTGCCACCAGCAGAAAGTTGTTTTACCGTAACTGTAACGcgcttcccacccccaccccgtcTGAAATAAAGGCAGAGGGCAGAAGAGGCAAGAGGAGGGCGAAGATGCCAGCGAGGCTCTGTCCAGCAAAAGCCCGTcactggctgggctggggggtgccggggggtcCCTGCCCACGGGTTTACAGTGGCCAAAGCCGGGTCTGGGAGCGATTTGTCACCCTGTTCTCCCCCAGCACCCAACGCCGCTGTGACTCAGGAAAAAGGCGTCGAGCCGGTTTCACCGGCTCCTGGAAAATGTGCTGccttgcaaaaacaaaacaaaacaaaaacccaaaaatgtCCCCGATTTTACCTCCCTGTGCCGCAAAATCCCCCCATACCGAAGCAAAGCCCCATTGCCCATCGCCACCCCGGTGCAAGCGTTTGCGTCGCCGCCCCGACGCCGGGCGATGGGCTGGCTCCCCAGCGAGCGAGGGGTTAATGCGGGAGgtatttctgggtttttatcATCGTTGCAGCCAGACTGGAAAGGTGAGGCAGGAAAAGGGCAACGCCTTCGCCTGGGCGAGACTCGGAGCCGCACATGGTGCCGGCAGCCGCTCGCCCCGGCGCAGCGGGCACAGGTAAgcgctggggtgggggggggttgGCTCCTGgggtgacaccccccccccccccaaattcaCCATTCCCCAGGAGGTTTGGAGGGGTTTGTCTGCACTGGGCATGGTGATTTGCACCGGGGGGCAATGGGGTCGTGCCACGAGGGACACCAAAGTGCGGCTGGTTTGGGGGAGAAGCCGAAACGTCGGCTCTCGGCCGGGTGTTTTCCAGTTGGATTTTAGGCGAGCGGGAAGGGAAAAGGCCTGATCCTGCCACGGCGAGAGCCAGAAAGCAGAAATCCCCGCGGGGAGGCCAAGCGGCTCGCAGGGCAGGGCGGCACATCGCTCCCAGGAGACCCATCCTGGGGTGACGGAGGAGAAATGGGGGCGCGCAGGCTGCGGGAATGGTTTGCTCATCCCGCCCTCCATCTGCCGGGAATGGGAATGGgaacggggcggggggggctgcgAAGGCACTGCTGAGCATCCCCGACGCCGGGCTGCGCCCGACGGAGCTTGTGAGGAGCAAAgctgtggggcggggggggggtttTCTGTGGGAACTGCTCTTGAGCCACTTGGCCCGAGAGCAAGAATGAGGAAGatttgtgggttggttttttttttttttacaacccCTGCGTcgcttttaaaaacacatggCGATCCGTACGGGTCCAGCCTGCTGGGGAAGTGAGTCACCCCCTCTCCGCCAGCCCCCCGGCACTGCCGCCGCGGGCGCCCGGAGGCTCCGACAGCGTGGCGACTGGATCCCGGCCTGGCAAGGTAACCCTGGCGCTGCAAAATATCCCGTGTTTTTCCATGCCATGGAGCACGGGGCTCCTTCCCGGTTGGTTTTGGCAAGCTCCTTCCCGGGATTCTGAGGCCGGAGCGGTGAGGGGGTATCCGTCCCTCCCCCGGGGACGCAACGCGGGGAGCTTCACTTTCACGACCACTGACATTGTGATGCTGAAGCAAGTCTTTCCCCCGGCTAAAATTTGGTTATAACTTTTGGGGGGGTCCCAGGACTCCATTTTGCAGGTGCTGTGGGCACAGAACTGGCTTGTGCTTCCCACTGGCAATGCCGAGCGCTTCCCAAGAAGCCCTCTCCCCGAGGCGCCCGGCTTGCACCGGCTCCCTTTCCCTCAAGCAgcaccttttcctcttttcccttaaACCCCAACCTTACTTTTTGGGGGAAATGTCACGCGTTTCTTGCTCCAAAGCCACCCAAGCAGCGGCTGCTGCTCCGTGGGAACATTGTGGTTGGCTTTGGAAATCGTGTGTAGCTCCCCAACGCCCCGACGTTGCTGCTGGAGGCGCCCGATGAAGTTTAAAGCAAAGCTGGATTTAATGCAAAGCTGAGTTTAAAGCAAAGCTCGGTTTAAAGCAAAACCATGTTTAATTCAAAGCTGGGTTTAAAGCAAAGCTGGGTTTAATGAGTTGGTGACTCGCCCCAGGCTGAGCTTGAGTCCAGGGGGAAGTTGTTGTGCTCTGGGGGAGCTGCCGGAGACTCGGGGCCCCGGTGCCCAGCCGGTGGGAGAGGAGTCCCACGACCGTCCGTGCGTGCTGCTGGGAAGGGGGGGAACTTTTCCCACATTCCCGTGACTCTCTAAGCCCGAATGTTTGCACTCTGGTAGCGCTCGAAAGTAA comes from Phalacrocorax aristotelis chromosome 26, bGulAri2.1, whole genome shotgun sequence and encodes:
- the BIN2 gene encoding bridging integrator 2 yields the protein MPAAALPRTSSVANIKPQRAAASRNPAAAMAEGKSGGAGLFAKQVQKRFSRAQEKVFQKLGKTVETKDEQFEQSAYNFQLQQNEGNKLYKDLKAFLGAVKVMHESSRKVAETLQEIYSTDWDGHEELKAIASSNDLLWDDYEAKLADQALRLMENYLAQFGDFKERIAKRGRKLVDYDSARHHLEALQSAKKKDEAKIAKAEEEFNKAQAVFEDLNRDLREELPVLYGSRIACYVTIFQNISNLRDVFYKEMSKLNHDLYEVMSKLDKQHSSKVFIIKGVPSNRRSLVISSPVSPPAMFPCPGKAPDWQPVVEAEATAESPGAGSGATDAVSNGELGAAVPGPPPASPASGGSLSETASVSSEEAPEPSPSPEAPSDAQRTSVAAVEPGADSPGLAESQSPEPAGAASGVQVGAEGIATSLASLILSEAIAQAAGTTPQEPEKATAGLEVSKATGDPRQPDGMATSSEGRAHPGQPPSPAPAVPCDAPAPAAEAPACPSPGDGQEPCRLGSAAGEHSDSEESVEMTAVEPKVAKTQMGLDLALDTASSGCTRDSGSPSGSPTEEQGCPRTPEQDTSQDPPPAANTPQDPTETLTSL